CTGTCGCAGGTAGTTTGCCCAAATGTATCCGTTTGTTGGTACAGGTGAACACCCATAAATCCCAACGTGAAATCAAACATGTATATTTAAACGGAGCGCAGGCGTTAAGACCGGATCTGGCTTCCGAAGGGAAGTAACGCCCTTTTTTTAAGTTGATGGTTGCCAAAGTAACATCCGATGAGATATAGTGTGTGTAGCAGAGTTGAGTAGAGTTAGCCAGAGCCAGTTGAGTTGAGATGAGAAGAGTGCAGTCCGAGCCAATTCCATATGAGATTACAGAGACCGACGGTGACAGTAAGCTGATGCCTATGAAAAGATGTATCTTCGACAGCGAAGCTTATTTGAGTTAGCCACGGGTTATGCAGAGGGATAAGTGCATACTTTGCCTGTTTGTTGTAATCTTTTTACATATGGTCGCATTCTTATAATTTCAATAACTGACAGCCTCTACCTTCCAGGTAGAGGCTTTTTTATATTCTCTCCTTTGGGTCTGCGCCAAATTGGAAAGGAAGTGATCTCATGTTAACGCCGCATGTGGAGCAAGTGATAACGATGGCGAATGAATTTAACCTGATTCCTGTGTACAAAAAAGTGCTGGCCGATATGGAGACGCCGATTCGGATTTTCCGTCGGTATGCGGAGCGGGACCGAGCCTTTCTGCTGGAGAGTGTAGAGGGAGGCGAGCAATGGGCGCGCCATTCATTCATCGGGACCGATCCGTTCCTGATGGTTTCGGGTAAAAAAGGCCGTTTGATTTTGGAGCAACATGGCAAACGGCAAATTTTGAACGACAAGCCGCTTGAAGCGCTCAAGGCATTGCTTCGCAAATATCGCAGTCCCAAGCTGAAAGAAATGCCTCCATTTACAGGCGGAGCGATCGGATTTTTTGGATATGATCTGCTTCAATACTATGAAAAGCTGCCGGAGCATTCGGTAGATGATTTGAATATGGATGATATCCGTTTTATGTTCTGCGATCAGGTGATTGTTTTTGATCATGTGAAGCAGCAAATTTTGCTGGTTGGCAATGTACATGTGGGCGAAGGGTTCCGCGATGAGGACATTCGTGCTGCCTATGCTGAGGTGGAGCGCAAGCTGGAGGAAACGGCGCAGTATCTGCGCAAGCAAACACCACCGGAGAGATTGGGATCAGGTTCCATTCCTGATGATGTGGAACTGGGTGAGATTCAATCGAATGTGACGAAGGAGCAGTTTATTGCAAACGTGGAGCAGGCAAAGGAATATATTCGCTCTGGTGATATTTTTCAGGTTGTACTATCCCAGCGTTTTCACATTGATACTGAGGCTTCTCCTTTGCAGGTATACCGCGTGCTGCGCACGATGAACCCGTCGCCATACATGTATTATTTGAAAATGGATGACGAGATCATCGTGGGCACTTCGCCGGAGGCGCTTGTCAAGGTAGAAAACGGTCGGGTAGAAACCCGCCCTATTGCAGGGACGAGGCCGCGTGGCGTCACGGAGACAGAGGATGCAGCACTTGCTGAAGAATTGTTGAAGGATGAAAAAGAACGTGCCGAGCATTTGATGCTGGTCGATTTGGGCAGAAATGATCTGGGCCGCGTATCCCGGTTCGGTACAGTCAAATGCGATACGTTTATGGAGATTGAACGCTATTCCCACGTCATGCACATTGTGTCCAACGTGTCGGGTGAACTGCGTGAGGATAAAGATTTCTTTGATGCTTTCCTGTCCTGCCTGCCAGCGGGCACCGTATCGGGGGCCCCGAAGCTGCGTGCCATGGAGATTATTGCCGAGCTGGAGCGGGAAGCGCGCGGACCCTATGCAGGAGCTATCGGATATTTGGGCTTTTCGGGCAATATGGATGCTTGTATTACGATCCGCACAATCGTGTTTAAAAAGAACCGGGCCTATGTCCAGGCAGGAGCAGGAATTGTGTGGGACTCGGTTCCGGAAAGCGAGTACCAGGAGACGGTGAACAAGGCCAAGGCATTGCTGAAGGCAATCCGTACGGCAGAGGCGATGTTCCCGGCAACGACACAGCCCTACAACAGCGTCATCAATCAGGATTATTTGTACACTCCCTAAGCAAGTTTTGATCAAGTAACACTTCATTGCGGGAGACGGAACACACAAAAATCTGATTTTGAGGAGGAGACGACGATGGAAGGACATAACATGATGCAAGTGGGTTTAAGCCGGGTTATTGAGGGACAGCATCTTTCACGTGCGGAGGCCCGCAGTGTAATGGAACAGATTATGAGTGGGAGTGCCACGCAGGCGCAAATTGGCGGGCTGCTGACAGCTCTTCGTATCAAAGGAGAGACGGTGGATGAAATCACCGGCTTTGCCGAGGCTATGCGCAGTTACGCGAGTCCAGTGCTGACTGGAGAAGGTGAGACTCGTCTGCTGGACACATGCGGAACCGGAGGTTCGGGTATTCACAAGTTTAATATTTCTACAGTATCTGCTATCATCGCCGCTTCGCTGTCTGTACGGGTGGCGAAGCATGGCAATCGTTCTGCAAGCAGCCGCGCCGGAAGTGCAGATGTGCTGGAGGCACTCGGAGTCAACATTCACCTGACGAGTGATCAGGCTCGGTCATGTCTGGATCGGATCGGCATTTGTTTTTTATTTGCGCAGTTATATCATCCGTCGATGAAGCATGCTGCTGCGCCGCGTCGTGAGCTGGGAGTGCGGACGGTGTTCAATATGCTGGGTCCGTTGACGAATCCGGCTGGTGCAGATCGACAGCTGCTGGGCGTTTATGATGCTGGAAAAACGGAAGTGATTGCCGAGGTGCTGAATCAGCTTGGCTCCAAACGGGCCATGGTTGTCAGCAGTCTGGACGGTTTGGATGAAATCAGTATTTCGGCTCCGACGCGAGTATCTGAGCTGAAGGACGGCAGGGTTCACACGTTCGAACTTCAGCCGTCGGACCTGGGCTTGCAGATGCATCATCTCGATCAGGTGCTGGGTGGAGATGCACAGGTTAACGCCGGCATTATACGGCGGATTTTGAACGGAGAGCGCGGAGCTTACCGGGACGTCGTGTTAGCGAATGCTGGCGCGTGTATTTATGTAGCAGGCGCAGCGGATACCTTGGCGGACGGAGTAGCGCGGGCGGCGGAAGCGATTGACACCGGGCTGGCACTGTCCAAGCTGGATCAATTAATACAGGCGACGGGGGAATATCAATATGTATCTTGATAAAATTGTGGTGACGAAGCGACAGGAAGTAGAGCAGCTCAAGGAGCATTTTAATATCCGTGAAGCGGAACGGCTGGTTTCCAATTTGCCTGCAACAAGAGGATTTGAGGACGCGATAGCCGTGCGTCGCAACCGGCCGCTGGGGCTGATTGCTGAAGTGAAAAAGGCTTCTCCGTCCAAAGGGCTCATCCGACCGGATTTCCATCCGGTGAACATTGCCCGTGCCTATGAGGGAGCTGGAGCCGATTGTATTTCTGTCCTGACAGATGTGACGTATTTTCAGGGCAGTCCAGAATATTTGCAGCAAATTCGTGAGCAAGTAAACATTCCGCTGCTGCGAAAGGATTTTATCATTGATGAACGGCAAATTTATGAAGCTCGTCTACTGGGAGCCGATGCGGTGCTATTGATTGCAGCTATACTGGAGCCACGTGTTTTGGGGTCGTTTATACAGATCGCCAAAGACCTGGGGCTGGACGCATTGGTGGAGGTGCATGACAGCGAGGAGCTTAAAGGGGTGCTGGATTTGGGCACAGCAACTCTGATTGGAGTAAACAATCGCAATTTGCGGACGTTCGAGACCCGCCTCCAAACGACGGAAGAGCTGATTGCACTGATCCCTAAAGGAGTTACGTTTATTAGTGAAAGCGGCATAGCCGGGCCTGAGGATGTAAAATATCTGCATTCGGTAGGCGCACACGGTATCCTGGTAGGAGAGCACCTGATGCGCAAGGATGATGTGGGTCAAGCTGTAGCGGATTTGATGAACGGGGTTACAGCATGAAGAAAACGGGCGTAAAAATTTGTGGACTTCAAAGCGTTGAAGTGCTAAAATCTATGGTAAACTTACCGGTCGATTATATAGGTTTTGTGTTTGCCGACAGTAAGCGCCGGATTGACGGCGCACAGGCTGGAGAGCTGCTTCGCGTATTGGATGAATGGACTCCGGTCAGCAGACCGCGCAGCGTGGGTGTGTTTGTGAATCCAGATGATGCGCTGCTAAATGATGTGATGGAGCAAGCTCCATTGGATGTCATTCAGCTGCATGGACAGGAGAGTCCGCAGCGCTGCAGCGAGATCAGGGAGAGTTTTGGCGTACAGGTATTCAAGGCTTGGTCTGTAGACGGTCAGCAGCAGCCGATGAAGGGCCAGACGGAACGTCCGGCAGACGAATTGGAAGCCTATGCAGGTACAATTGACGCTTTACTGCTGGATACATATGACCCACTGTATGGTGGCGGTTCTGGCAGAACGTTTGCATGGGATCGAATTCCGGCCTATCACGCTTGGACCCATCAACATGGAATTCCTTTGTTTGTAGCCGGCGGACTGACAGCTGATAATGCGGAAAAGCTGGTTGCCGAGTACCATCCTGAAGGGCTGGATGTGTCCAGCGGCGTAGAGACAAATGGAGTCAAGGACATTTCAAAAATCACGGCATTCGTAGAAAGGGTGAAGCAGGCATGACACAATTACCTGATAGCAACGGACGTTTTGGGACATTTGGCGGACGCTTCGTACCGGAGACGTTAATGAACGCACTGATTGAATTGGAGGAATCCTACCGGAAGTATGCAGATGATCCGGAATTTAAAGCAGAGCTGAACGGACTTCTAAAGGACTATTCTGGCC
This DNA window, taken from Paenibacillus kribbensis, encodes the following:
- the trpE gene encoding anthranilate synthase component I; amino-acid sequence: MLTPHVEQVITMANEFNLIPVYKKVLADMETPIRIFRRYAERDRAFLLESVEGGEQWARHSFIGTDPFLMVSGKKGRLILEQHGKRQILNDKPLEALKALLRKYRSPKLKEMPPFTGGAIGFFGYDLLQYYEKLPEHSVDDLNMDDIRFMFCDQVIVFDHVKQQILLVGNVHVGEGFRDEDIRAAYAEVERKLEETAQYLRKQTPPERLGSGSIPDDVELGEIQSNVTKEQFIANVEQAKEYIRSGDIFQVVLSQRFHIDTEASPLQVYRVLRTMNPSPYMYYLKMDDEIIVGTSPEALVKVENGRVETRPIAGTRPRGVTETEDAALAEELLKDEKERAEHLMLVDLGRNDLGRVSRFGTVKCDTFMEIERYSHVMHIVSNVSGELREDKDFFDAFLSCLPAGTVSGAPKLRAMEIIAELEREARGPYAGAIGYLGFSGNMDACITIRTIVFKKNRAYVQAGAGIVWDSVPESEYQETVNKAKALLKAIRTAEAMFPATTQPYNSVINQDYLYTP
- the trpD gene encoding anthranilate phosphoribosyltransferase, whose protein sequence is MEGHNMMQVGLSRVIEGQHLSRAEARSVMEQIMSGSATQAQIGGLLTALRIKGETVDEITGFAEAMRSYASPVLTGEGETRLLDTCGTGGSGIHKFNISTVSAIIAASLSVRVAKHGNRSASSRAGSADVLEALGVNIHLTSDQARSCLDRIGICFLFAQLYHPSMKHAAAPRRELGVRTVFNMLGPLTNPAGADRQLLGVYDAGKTEVIAEVLNQLGSKRAMVVSSLDGLDEISISAPTRVSELKDGRVHTFELQPSDLGLQMHHLDQVLGGDAQVNAGIIRRILNGERGAYRDVVLANAGACIYVAGAADTLADGVARAAEAIDTGLALSKLDQLIQATGEYQYVS
- the trpC gene encoding indole-3-glycerol phosphate synthase TrpC — translated: MYLDKIVVTKRQEVEQLKEHFNIREAERLVSNLPATRGFEDAIAVRRNRPLGLIAEVKKASPSKGLIRPDFHPVNIARAYEGAGADCISVLTDVTYFQGSPEYLQQIREQVNIPLLRKDFIIDERQIYEARLLGADAVLLIAAILEPRVLGSFIQIAKDLGLDALVEVHDSEELKGVLDLGTATLIGVNNRNLRTFETRLQTTEELIALIPKGVTFISESGIAGPEDVKYLHSVGAHGILVGEHLMRKDDVGQAVADLMNGVTA
- a CDS encoding phosphoribosylanthranilate isomerase, translated to MKKTGVKICGLQSVEVLKSMVNLPVDYIGFVFADSKRRIDGAQAGELLRVLDEWTPVSRPRSVGVFVNPDDALLNDVMEQAPLDVIQLHGQESPQRCSEIRESFGVQVFKAWSVDGQQQPMKGQTERPADELEAYAGTIDALLLDTYDPLYGGGSGRTFAWDRIPAYHAWTHQHGIPLFVAGGLTADNAEKLVAEYHPEGLDVSSGVETNGVKDISKITAFVERVKQA